The following proteins are co-located in the Bradysia coprophila strain Holo2 chromosome X unlocalized genomic scaffold, BU_Bcop_v1 contig_130, whole genome shotgun sequence genome:
- the LOC119067924 gene encoding 26S proteasome non-ATPase regulatory subunit 13, producing the protein MSSNFSSFSNFVVKSLSVIMASSTVLTYLSEQKKTNNKELAAEWTQIEELYNDKLWNELTIKMITFVNHPALQSEDSLVQLYHNFISSFETKINPYGLVEIVSVIVSFIGDKKEAVEFLEKLKEKVKICDEAVWFCRVLQGQIHLEHLQDLEATKKIIEDLKEVLEESGNVTPVHGKYFLLASNYYRRVGQHSDYYRCGLQFLGCSLDEYPKEEWPQQAFFLGLAALLGDGIYNIGELLAHPILESLNGTENEWIVELLKAFNSGDINKFEKMKQQWGSIPDLATQEIKLRQKISLLCLMEMTFKRPSDHRSIKFEEIATETKLPLKEVEILIMKALAQGLVKGAIDQVAGVVNMTWVQPRVLSKEQVAAMATTLDTWIGSIVSMENLIEAKAAEILTN; encoded by the exons ATGTCAAGCAACTTTTCGTCATTctcaaattttgttgtaaagTCATTGTCAGTGATCATGGCGTCTTCGACTGTTTTAACCTATTTGagtgaacaaaagaaaacaaataacaAGGAATTAGCAGCCGAATGGACTCAAATCGAAGAGTTGTACAATGACAA ACTATGGAACGagttaacaataaaaatgattacATTTGTCAATCATCCCGCACTTCAGAGCGAAGACAGTCTTGTGCAGCTGTAccacaatttcatttcgtcGTTTGAGACTAA GATTAATCCGTATGGCCTGGTGGAGATTGTTTCGGTTATTGTCAGTTTTATCGGCGATAAAAAGGAAGCCGTTGAGTTCCTTGAAAAACtcaaagaaaaagtaaaaatttgcGATGAGGCAGTCTGGTTTTGTCGG GTATTACAAGGACAAATCCATTTGGAACACCTTCAAGACTTAGAAGCCAcaaagaaaatcattgaagACTTAAAAGAAGTATTAGAAGAATCGGGAAATGTGACACCCGTgcacggaaaatattttttgctcgCATCGAACTACTACCGTCGTGTTGGTCAGCATAGCGATTACTACCGATGCGGATTGCAGTTCTTAGGCTGTTCGTTGGACGAATATCCGAAGGAGGAATGGCCACAGCAAGCATTCTTCTTGGGATTAGCAGCATTATTGGGCGATGGAATTTATAATATCGGCGAACTG TTGGCACACCCAATTTTGGAGTCACTGAATGGAACAGAGAACGAATGGATTGTGGAACTATTGAAAGCATTTAATTCGGGCGATATCAATAA ATTCGAGAAGATGAAGCAACAATGGGGAAGTATACCTGATCTGGCGACTCAAGAAATTAAACTGCGACAGAAAATCTCGTTGCTCTGTTTAATGGAG ATGACCTTCAAGCGACCATCTGATCATCGATccatcaaatttgaagagattGCCACAGAAACGAAATTGCCGCTGAAGGAAGTCGAAATACTGATCATGAAAGCATTGGCACAAGGACTCGTTAAGGGAGCGATCGATCAAGTAGCTGGTGTGGTTAACATGACTTGG gTTCAACCAAGAGTGTTGAGTAAAGAACAAGTAGCTGCCATGGCGACAACTCTTGATACGTGGATCGGATCAATTGTATcgatggaaaatttaattgaggCTAAGGCGGCTGAAATTCTTACCAACTAA
- the LOC119067922 gene encoding probable cytochrome P450 6a14 yields MISSFATIFFGFLVFVYFFLNRKLNYWKIRNVPYIEPKFLYGNARGIVKDYHPGEFWRTMCRMLKPKGPIGGAYMFIQPFAVITDLDLMKEIMIKDFNFFTNRVGYFNEKDDPISAHIINLEGESWKDMRKKISPTFAGSKLKMMFSELIEISMKLVALIDKDTFSKKPIDVGDLLPRFVTDILGLTEFGIYCNSMEDRHSKFYEMALKDFASFSFLRRMLLWTFRDLGRRLHFVTTDKEIGNFYSDVIGKLLQHRKDNPQLKRQDLVSVLTKLKDSNTLSFQQIAAQAYVFSVAGIETTAAAITFCMFELSINDDIRKKARQSIYECLKKHDGCLTYEALNEMHYLQQCIHEAIRKYPPVPTITRVANADYKIANTNITIEKGTSMVCSIYSIHTDPEIYPDPDKYDPDRFLPEEIEKRHPLSFIPFGNGPRGCMAPRYANLLIKIALVKILTNFDFKLDHEKTMIPLKMAPKKLVFWPNNEIFINFTKI; encoded by the exons atgatttcatcaTTTGCCACAATTTTCTTtggatttttggtttttgtgtaCTTCTTTTTGAACAGAAAACTCAACTATTGGAAAATAAGAAACGTTCCATACATTGAgccgaaatttttgtatggaaatgcCCGTGGTATTGTGAAAGACTATCATCCgggcgaattttggcgaacgATGTGTCGAATGTTAAAGCCTAAAGGTCCAATTGGTGGAGCATACATGTTCATACAACCCTTCGCTGTCATTACAGACCTGGACTTAATGAAAGAAATCATGATAaaggatttcaattttttcacgAATCGTGTTGGCTATTTCAACGAAAAGGATGATCCGATATCAGCTCATATTATTAACTTGGAGGGCGAATCGTGGAAAGATATGAGGAAAAAAATATCGCCAACGTTTGCTGGCagcaaattgaaaatgatgttCAGTGAGCTTATTGAAATTTCTATGAAATTAGTAGCTCTGATAGATAAGGATACATTCAGTAAAAAGCCCATTGATGTGGGAGATCTTCTACCACGATTTGTAACTGATATCCTCGGGTTGACGGAGTTCGGCATTTACTGTAATTCGATGGAAGACAGACATTCAAAGTTTTACGAAATGGCATTGAAGGACTTTGCTTCATTTAGCTTTCTCAGAAGAATGTTGCTCTGGACATTTCGTGATCTGGGCAGAAGACTGCATTTTGTAACAACAGACAAGGAGATTGGTAATTTTTATTCCGACGTTATAGGTAAATTGCTGCAACATCGCAAAGATAATCCGCAATTGAAACGACAAGATTTGGTTAGTGTATTGACCAAATTGAAAGATTCAAATACACTAAGTTTCCAGCAAATAGCGGCCCAAGCATATGTTTTCTCTGTGGCAg GTATTGAAACGACTGCTGCAGCAATAACTTTTTGCATGTTTGAACTATCGATCAACGACGATATTCGAAAAAAAGCTCGCCAATCAATTTATGAATGCCTGAAGAAGCACGATGGCTGTTTAACTTACGAGGCTCTGAATGAAATGCATTACCTACAACAGTGCATTCACG AGGCGATTCGAAAATATCCGCCAGTTCCCACAATAACAAGAGTGGCCAACGCTGATTATAAAATCGCAAACACAAACATTACCATTGAAAAAGGAACGTCCATGGTTTGTTCAATTTATTCGATTCATACCGACCCTGAGATATATCCCGATCCGGACAAATACGATCCAGACCGATTCTTACCGGAAGAAATAGAAAAACGGCATCCGCTCAGTTTTATTCCGTTCGGTAACGGGCCGAGGGGTTGCATGGCGCCGAGATATGCcaatttgttgataaaaattgcactagtgaaaattttgactaatttcgattttaaattaGATCACGAAAAAACGATGATTCCGCTGAAAATGGCAccgaaaaaattggttttctgGCCgaataacgaaatttttattaattttactaaaatttag